One Rhodoferax ferrireducens T118 DNA segment encodes these proteins:
- a CDS encoding sigma-54-dependent transcriptional regulator — MLPKILVVDDDRYTRTLIEQLMRKSAEVHLAESGELARELFAAIDFNLVLMDQRLPQVKGLDLLREFRLQRPKLVAILITGHADVRDAVAAVREGLFDYLTKPFEDLEALEAVIGKALELDRAYREIDSLRTRLAVESGAPDIIGQSPPMERLLGQVREVAALDTTVLLEGESGTGKDVIAKLIHAWSLRSSKPYLEVNCGGLPESLLESLLFGYEKGAFTGAAQANPGYFEKAHGGNLFLDEIADMSPKLQSSLLRVLQDRSFCRIGSTNPRKTDFRLICATNRPLAGEVKAGRFREDLYYRINVVALNLPPLRERGDDIVRLAVHFLDRYNTKFGKDCGPFTPAAVRALEACRWPGNVRELQHCIERVVALQPGGVIDASHLSPTCDFLPELDPQDKTTALPTLAYQEARTEFERDYMRRLLEAAGGNMSEAARCSGIPRQNLYVRMKRWGFVID, encoded by the coding sequence ATGCTGCCTAAAATATTGGTCGTTGACGACGACCGCTACACCCGCACGCTGATTGAGCAACTGATGCGCAAGAGCGCTGAAGTGCATCTGGCCGAGAGCGGCGAGCTTGCGCGGGAATTATTTGCCGCGATTGACTTCAATCTGGTGCTGATGGATCAGCGCCTGCCCCAAGTCAAAGGGCTCGACCTGCTGCGCGAATTCCGCTTGCAACGTCCCAAACTGGTGGCCATTCTGATCACGGGCCATGCTGACGTGCGCGACGCGGTGGCCGCCGTGCGCGAAGGTTTGTTTGACTACCTGACCAAGCCGTTCGAGGATCTGGAGGCGCTGGAAGCGGTGATCGGCAAGGCGCTTGAGCTCGATCGCGCCTACCGGGAAATTGACAGCTTGCGCACCCGCCTGGCTGTTGAATCGGGTGCGCCCGACATCATCGGCCAGTCGCCGCCCATGGAGCGGCTGCTGGGTCAGGTTCGTGAGGTTGCCGCACTGGACACCACCGTGCTGCTCGAAGGTGAAAGCGGCACCGGCAAGGACGTTATCGCCAAACTGATCCACGCCTGGAGTCTGCGTTCCTCCAAGCCCTATCTCGAAGTCAACTGCGGCGGCCTGCCGGAGTCCTTGTTGGAAAGCCTGCTCTTTGGCTATGAAAAAGGCGCCTTTACCGGCGCGGCCCAGGCCAATCCCGGTTACTTCGAGAAAGCGCATGGTGGCAATCTGTTCCTCGACGAGATTGCTGACATGAGCCCCAAATTGCAGAGCAGCCTGTTGCGCGTGCTGCAGGACCGCAGCTTCTGCCGCATCGGCAGCACCAACCCGCGCAAGACGGATTTTCGCCTGATCTGCGCCACCAATCGTCCGCTCGCCGGCGAGGTCAAGGCAGGACGCTTCCGCGAGGATCTCTACTACCGCATCAACGTGGTCGCGCTCAACCTGCCGCCGCTGCGTGAGCGTGGCGACGACATCGTCCGCCTGGCGGTGCACTTTCTGGATCGCTACAACACCAAGTTTGGCAAGGATTGCGGCCCCTTCACACCGGCAGCAGTCCGCGCTTTGGAGGCCTGCCGCTGGCCCGGCAACGTGCGCGAATTGCAGCATTGCATTGAACGTGTCGTTGCGCTTCAACCCGGCGGCGTCATTGACGCGAGTCACCTCAGTCCGACCTGCGATTTCCTGCCCGAGCTTGACCCGCAGGACAAGACCACAGCCTTGCCAACACTCGCTTACCAGGAGGCACGGACCGAGTTTGAGCGCGACTATATGCGGCGTCTGCTTGAAGCGGCCGGCGGCAATATGTCGGAGGCGGCCCGTTGCAGCGGCATTCCGCGCCAGAATCTTTATGTGCGGATGAAACGCTGGGGTTTTGTCATTGATTAG
- the modA gene encoding molybdate ABC transporter substrate-binding protein, protein MKLRIKNLTPGAVALAFSAVTLADQAQVAVAANFAEPIKAVAAVLEKTTGHTLKVTLGSTGKLYAQIKNGAPFDVLLAANTATPAALESDGLSTPGSRFSYATGKLVLWSADANKVDAKGDVLKSGNFRKVAYANPKTAPYGAAAVQVMDRLGLTSTLTPKLVQGESIGQAFNFVHTGNAELGFVAMSQVLEGGKLKGGSMWLIPQALYSPIQQDAVLLQHGANNPAAQALMKLLQSPNIKDLIRSYGYDI, encoded by the coding sequence ATGAAGCTTCGCATCAAAAATCTGACGCCTGGTGCTGTTGCGCTGGCCTTTTCAGCCGTCACCCTGGCCGACCAGGCCCAGGTGGCGGTAGCTGCCAACTTTGCCGAGCCCATCAAAGCAGTGGCCGCTGTGCTGGAAAAGACCACCGGACACACCCTCAAGGTCACGCTGGGGAGCACGGGCAAGCTCTATGCCCAGATCAAAAACGGCGCGCCGTTTGATGTGCTGCTGGCAGCCAACACCGCCACCCCCGCCGCGCTGGAAAGTGATGGTCTGAGCACGCCCGGGAGCCGCTTCAGTTACGCCACCGGCAAGCTGGTCCTGTGGTCAGCCGATGCCAACAAGGTGGATGCCAAGGGCGACGTGCTCAAGAGCGGCAACTTTCGCAAGGTGGCTTACGCCAACCCCAAAACCGCGCCCTATGGCGCAGCGGCGGTGCAGGTCATGGACAGACTGGGCTTGACCTCGACCCTGACCCCGAAGCTGGTGCAGGGCGAGAGCATTGGCCAGGCCTTCAACTTTGTGCACACCGGCAATGCCGAGCTGGGCTTTGTTGCGATGTCTCAAGTGCTCGAAGGCGGCAAGCTCAAGGGCGGCTCCATGTGGTTGATTCCGCAAGCCCTGTACAGTCCGATCCAGCAAGATGCCGTGCTGCTGCAGCACGGCGCCAACAACCCGGCGGCGCAAGCGCTGATGAAACTGCTGCAAAGCCCCAACATCAAAGACCTGATTCGCTCTTACGGGTACGACATTTGA
- a CDS encoding ATP-binding protein, with protein sequence MKPIALSAKPRRVKATFIWPFAIVLTFILAAFVATAYYLQVQVRDRALAARVAAVAKLVDQKLSKDTSLMQAVLRTMMGNRAIEAAFASRDRDALVREAGPLFETLRADHRITHLYFNGPDLVNVLRLHSPGQFGDLIDRETSIKARDQGIAVHGIELGPLGTLTLRLVVPWRSQDRLLGYLEIGEEVGYLVDEIRDSLSVDLLVMVDKDLILPQQWQHGLALFNRQGSWDRFGAQVLVAQTASQVPAALNDGVLASLRAGRTAVFEDGQRILHLAMLPMADAGGRRISDLVVMLDISGLQKTFQMSILAATLLSLAAGVGVLGSFYFALDRVERDYQRQHDLEHQLLRVGSEHQRMLQIEKLSALGTMVGEIAHQLNNPLVGVVNLAQLAKREADDPQRTRELLTEIHRAGADCHALIQSMLRFAKVSSCEIRPTSMAQVIEETVLLFRQTERRQLPVELRLPAQAVVLTVDPILIRHALFNLLLNAAQATVGDGAIVIALDRAVHPDSGAPGWRLSVTDQGRGIAPDILEKIFLPFFTTRRDGTGLGLPVVQHVALLHGGYVSASGQPGGGTQFAIWLPEDHKLWKDNTSDQLEHAA encoded by the coding sequence GTGAAACCAATCGCTCTCAGCGCCAAACCCCGACGGGTCAAGGCCACCTTCATCTGGCCGTTCGCGATCGTGCTCACCTTTATTCTGGCAGCATTCGTGGCGACCGCCTATTACCTGCAGGTGCAGGTTCGCGACCGGGCGCTGGCTGCCCGCGTGGCGGCTGTGGCGAAATTGGTGGACCAAAAGCTCAGCAAGGATACAAGTCTGATGCAGGCTGTGCTGCGCACGATGATGGGCAATCGCGCCATCGAGGCGGCTTTCGCCAGCCGTGACCGCGACGCGCTGGTGCGCGAAGCGGGACCTCTGTTTGAAACCTTGCGCGCTGACCATCGCATCACGCACCTCTACTTCAACGGTCCTGATCTGGTCAACGTGCTGCGCCTGCATAGCCCTGGCCAGTTTGGTGATCTGATTGACCGGGAAACCTCGATCAAGGCGCGGGACCAGGGTATTGCCGTGCATGGCATTGAGCTGGGGCCGCTCGGGACGCTGACCTTGCGGCTGGTCGTGCCATGGCGCAGCCAGGACCGCCTGCTGGGCTACCTCGAGATTGGCGAAGAGGTTGGCTATCTGGTGGACGAAATCCGCGACAGCCTGTCGGTCGACTTGCTGGTGATGGTGGACAAGGATCTGATCCTGCCCCAACAATGGCAGCATGGCTTGGCATTGTTCAATCGCCAAGGGAGTTGGGACCGGTTTGGCGCCCAGGTGCTGGTGGCACAGACAGCCAGTCAAGTGCCTGCCGCCCTGAACGACGGCGTTCTAGCCAGCCTGCGAGCGGGGCGTACCGCGGTGTTCGAAGACGGCCAGCGGATATTGCACCTGGCCATGTTGCCGATGGCGGATGCCGGCGGGCGCCGCATCAGCGACCTGGTGGTGATGCTCGACATTTCCGGGCTGCAGAAGACCTTTCAGATGTCGATCCTGGCGGCGACCTTGTTGAGCTTGGCGGCCGGTGTTGGTGTGTTGGGATCGTTCTACTTTGCCCTGGACCGGGTCGAGCGTGACTACCAGCGCCAGCACGATCTGGAGCACCAGTTGCTGCGCGTGGGCAGCGAACACCAGCGCATGTTGCAAATTGAAAAGCTATCGGCCTTGGGCACGATGGTGGGCGAGATTGCGCACCAACTCAACAACCCGCTGGTGGGAGTGGTCAACTTGGCGCAACTGGCCAAGCGAGAGGCGGATGACCCCCAGCGCACGCGTGAGCTGCTGACCGAGATTCATCGCGCAGGTGCGGACTGCCATGCGCTGATTCAGTCCATGTTGCGCTTTGCCAAGGTGTCAAGTTGTGAGATCCGCCCCACGTCGATGGCGCAGGTGATCGAGGAGACGGTGCTGCTGTTTCGTCAGACTGAGCGCCGACAGTTGCCGGTGGAACTGCGCTTGCCCGCGCAGGCGGTGGTCCTCACGGTGGATCCGATCCTGATCCGGCACGCGCTTTTCAATCTTCTGCTCAATGCGGCTCAAGCCACCGTCGGAGACGGTGCGATTGTCATTGCGCTTGACCGGGCCGTGCATCCGGACAGTGGCGCGCCGGGATGGCGGCTCTCGGTGACCGACCAAGGCCGGGGTATTGCCCCGGACATCCTGGAGAAGATATTTTTGCCTTTCTTTACGACCCGCCGTGACGGCACCGGCTTGGGTCTGCCGGTCGTCCAACACGTGGCGCTGCTGCACGGCGGGTATGTCAGCGCCAGCGGGCAGCCTGGTGGTGGCACGCAATTTGCAATCTGGTTGCCGGAAGACCATAAGTTATGGAAAGACAACACATCGGATCAGCTTGAACATGCTGCCTAA
- the modB gene encoding molybdate ABC transporter permease subunit, which produces MALLTSSDLQAIGLTLQVAAFTTAILLLLGTPLAWWLARTRSWLKKPMGALVAMPIVLPPSVLGFYLLVFMGPNGTVGQWTQSLGLGLLPFTFAGLVVASSFYSLPFMVQPIQNAFANMGTRPLEVAASLRASPLDVFFSVVVPLCKPGFVTGAIMCFAHTVGEFGVVLMVGGNIPGVTRVVSVQIYDHVEAMEYSDAHRLAAVMLGFSFVVLLALHVYNGAQRKGAGA; this is translated from the coding sequence ATGGCCCTGCTCACCTCATCTGACCTGCAAGCGATTGGTTTGACGCTGCAAGTGGCTGCGTTCACCACTGCCATCTTGCTGCTGCTGGGCACACCACTGGCCTGGTGGCTGGCGCGCACACGGTCATGGTTGAAAAAACCCATGGGCGCACTGGTGGCCATGCCGATCGTGCTACCGCCGTCGGTGCTGGGCTTTTATCTGCTGGTGTTCATGGGGCCAAACGGCACTGTGGGGCAGTGGACGCAGTCGCTGGGCCTGGGTCTGCTGCCGTTCACCTTCGCCGGGCTGGTGGTGGCATCGAGCTTTTACTCACTGCCGTTCATGGTGCAGCCGATCCAGAACGCTTTTGCAAACATGGGCACGCGCCCGCTGGAAGTTGCGGCCAGCCTGCGCGCCTCACCGTTGGATGTTTTTTTTAGCGTGGTGGTGCCGCTGTGCAAACCCGGCTTTGTGACCGGCGCCATCATGTGTTTTGCTCACACCGTGGGCGAATTTGGCGTGGTGCTGATGGTGGGCGGCAACATTCCCGGCGTGACGCGCGTGGTGTCGGTGCAGATTTACGACCACGTCGAGGCCATGGAGTACTCAGACGCGCACCGCTTGGCTGCCGTCATGCTGGGCTTCAGTTTTGTTGTGTTGCTGGCATTACATGTCTACAACGGCGCGCAGCGCAAAGGGGCTGGCGCATGA
- the elbB gene encoding isoprenoid biosynthesis glyoxalase ElbB encodes MAKTRKIAVLLAGCGHLDGAEVREAVLTLLALDQHGAAFQCIAPNAPQFHVINHITGEPVAGAQRNILEESSRIARLGQCLDLAKAKVADYDALVMPGGYGVAKNNCSFAFKGADAEVRPDVAAFVRGFFDAKKPVGAICIAPALVALALHQVDDSATLTLGNDAGVAAAMGQLGQRHQNTPNAREIVIDEAHKLVTTPAYMFDDARLSDVFVGIERCVAEVLKRI; translated from the coding sequence ATGGCAAAAACCCGAAAAATCGCTGTTTTACTCGCCGGCTGCGGCCACCTTGATGGCGCTGAGGTACGCGAGGCGGTGCTCACCCTGCTGGCGCTGGATCAGCATGGCGCGGCGTTTCAGTGCATCGCGCCCAACGCGCCGCAATTCCATGTGATCAACCACATCACCGGTGAGCCGGTGGCAGGTGCGCAGCGTAACATTCTGGAAGAGTCCAGCCGCATCGCCCGCCTGGGTCAGTGTCTGGATCTGGCCAAGGCCAAGGTGGCGGACTACGACGCGCTGGTGATGCCGGGTGGCTACGGTGTGGCCAAAAATAATTGCTCGTTTGCCTTCAAGGGCGCAGATGCCGAGGTGCGCCCTGACGTGGCGGCGTTTGTGCGTGGCTTTTTTGACGCCAAGAAGCCGGTGGGTGCCATCTGTATTGCCCCTGCACTGGTGGCGCTGGCCTTGCATCAGGTGGATGACAGCGCAACATTGACTTTGGGGAACGATGCGGGTGTCGCCGCCGCCATGGGTCAGCTCGGCCAACGGCATCAGAACACGCCCAACGCACGCGAGATCGTGATTGATGAGGCGCATAAACTCGTGACCACCCCGGCCTACATGTTTGACGATGCGCGCCTGAGCGACGTGTTTGTCGGCATTGAGCGCTGCGTGGCCGAGGTGCTCAAGCGCATTTGA
- a CDS encoding helix-turn-helix domain-containing protein → MSHSSHPAVASPRTTSPALRLAGIEQARRTALLEHATLPAGWIAPWIERSWQRCIDLGLQHHEAATFSQVSTPQMRRTLEASQQLVQTAKPVLEHLARAIVNTRYFAILTNACGVVVDASGAIDHSDPRAHLITRVGTDLSERSIGTTAIGTALTELQPVWLHRGEHFFETTSVYSCAGAPLFGPDGACVGMLDLTGIDAQERPELKHLVVQSASKIENALVTAQAHALLLRLNWPGNILGTDADGILCLDADGWVTGANPVARQMVPGLAIAGVVAVHISEMFGIPYEQLFGAAKRPGSALELPLWSGLRLQAQVIARADETHPLQSSPASAPPLALRDVEAAMIRQAVVDARGSVGQAARALGISRATVYRKLGQKST, encoded by the coding sequence ATGAGTCACTCATCACACCCTGCTGTCGCCAGCCCCCGCACCACCAGCCCGGCCCTGCGCCTGGCAGGCATTGAGCAAGCCCGACGCACCGCGCTGCTGGAACACGCAACGCTGCCCGCTGGCTGGATTGCGCCCTGGATTGAACGCTCCTGGCAACGCTGCATCGACCTCGGGCTGCAACACCACGAGGCCGCCACATTCAGCCAGGTGTCCACACCGCAGATGCGCCGGACGCTGGAGGCCAGCCAGCAACTGGTGCAGACTGCCAAGCCGGTTTTGGAGCACCTCGCGCGTGCCATTGTCAATACCCGCTACTTCGCCATTCTGACCAACGCTTGTGGCGTGGTGGTCGATGCAAGCGGCGCTATTGACCACTCGGACCCACGTGCCCACCTGATCACACGGGTGGGCACCGATCTGTCCGAACGCAGCATTGGCACCACCGCCATTGGCACCGCCCTGACTGAACTTCAACCGGTCTGGCTGCACCGGGGTGAACATTTCTTTGAGACCACCTCGGTCTACAGTTGTGCCGGTGCGCCACTTTTTGGACCGGACGGCGCATGCGTGGGCATGCTGGATCTGACCGGCATTGACGCACAAGAGCGACCCGAGCTCAAGCACCTGGTCGTGCAGTCAGCCAGCAAAATTGAAAATGCATTGGTCACCGCGCAAGCCCACGCCTTGCTGCTGCGACTGAACTGGCCGGGCAACATCCTGGGCACGGATGCCGATGGCATCCTGTGCCTGGACGCAGACGGCTGGGTGACTGGGGCCAACCCGGTGGCGCGTCAGATGGTGCCCGGTCTGGCGATAGCGGGGGTGGTTGCCGTGCATATCAGCGAGATGTTTGGTATTCCCTATGAGCAACTTTTCGGTGCTGCCAAACGCCCCGGCAGCGCGCTTGAGCTGCCACTGTGGAGCGGACTGCGCCTGCAGGCGCAAGTCATCGCACGGGCCGACGAGACACACCCGCTGCAATCGAGCCCCGCCAGCGCGCCACCCCTGGCGCTGCGCGACGTCGAGGCCGCCATGATTCGCCAGGCGGTTGTCGACGCACGCGGCAGCGTCGGGCAAGCCGCCCGCGCTTTGGGCATCAGCCGCGCCACGGTGTACCGCAAGCTGGGACAAAAATCCACCTGA
- the modC gene encoding molybdenum ABC transporter ATP-binding protein yields the protein MNTRPEQASKDTSGLTLQVALQRQDFRLEIDLELAGHGITALFGPSGSGKTTALRVLAGLEPAAQGRVCVQGDMWQDSAQGVFKPVHQRALGYVFQEASLFDHLNVQENLQYGFKRTPASERFRNWDHTLDLLGIAHLLKRWPHELSGGERQRVAIARALAASPRLLLLDEPMAALDAPRKAEILPYLERLQSRLEIPVIYVTHAIDEVARLADQLVLLEAGQVTAHGPTAELLTRLDLPLAHGDSAGAVLHCSVVSHDEADHLTLTRFAGIDLVVPRQNAAVGQTLRVRVAARDASLTLQRQTDTSILNILPASVLALSADGPGQVMVALEVGGSALLARITARSAHTLGLVPGLAVYAQIKGVAILG from the coding sequence ATGAACACCAGACCGGAGCAGGCGAGCAAAGACACATCGGGATTGACCTTGCAAGTGGCACTGCAACGCCAGGACTTTCGCCTGGAGATTGACCTTGAGCTGGCGGGTCACGGCATCACGGCCCTGTTTGGTCCGTCCGGCTCAGGCAAAACCACCGCTTTGCGGGTACTCGCTGGTTTGGAGCCCGCGGCGCAAGGCCGCGTCTGCGTGCAAGGTGACATGTGGCAAGACAGCGCGCAAGGGGTCTTCAAACCGGTACACCAGCGCGCCCTGGGCTATGTGTTTCAGGAGGCCAGCCTCTTTGACCACCTCAATGTGCAAGAGAACTTGCAGTACGGCTTCAAGCGCACGCCTGCATCAGAACGTTTCAGAAACTGGGATCACACCCTGGACCTGCTGGGCATTGCGCACCTGCTCAAGCGCTGGCCGCACGAACTCTCTGGCGGCGAGCGTCAACGGGTGGCCATCGCCCGCGCGCTCGCTGCGAGCCCGCGCCTGCTGCTGCTGGACGAACCCATGGCCGCGTTGGATGCGCCGCGCAAGGCCGAGATACTGCCCTACTTGGAGCGGCTGCAAAGCAGGCTGGAGATCCCGGTCATTTACGTCACCCATGCCATCGATGAAGTAGCGCGTCTGGCCGACCAGCTGGTGCTGCTGGAGGCCGGCCAGGTCACGGCGCACGGGCCGACGGCCGAACTGTTGACGCGGCTGGACCTGCCACTGGCGCACGGCGACAGCGCCGGGGCCGTGCTGCACTGCAGCGTGGTCTCCCATGATGAAGCCGACCACCTCACCCTGACCCGTTTTGCCGGTATTGATCTGGTGGTGCCGCGTCAAAACGCCGCCGTCGGCCAAACCTTGCGCGTGCGGGTGGCTGCGCGTGATGCCAGCCTGACCTTGCAGCGCCAAACCGACACCAGCATTTTGAACATCCTGCCCGCCTCGGTGCTTGCCCTGTCTGCTGACGGCCCAGGCCAGGTGATGGTGGCGCTGGAAGTGGGCGGCAGCGCCCTGCTGGCACGCATCACGGCGCGTTCGGCGCACACGCTGGGGCTCGTGCCCGGCTTGGCGGTGTACGCCCAGATCAAAGGTGTGGCGATTTTGGGTTAG
- a CDS encoding AzlC family ABC transporter permease has translation MPTASVPSHGPQPPRISVLSLSIPVAMGYVPLGMVFGFLFVQAGASWWLALLASIVVFAGAAQFMMIPMLGLGLPVASIALATLVVNLRHVFYGLSLLDRLPAQPWARWYLVFALTDETYSVLTTLPPGTSTRQMVTVALLNQGWWVLGTLLGALIGTQAQVPLLGLDFALAALFAVLAVEQWRSADTPAPLWVAVLSYAVAQAVAPQQALLIAIGLSVLAGLVWPQRSPRETAP, from the coding sequence ATGCCCACCGCTTCTGTCCCATCACACGGCCCACAGCCCCCCCGCATCTCCGTGCTGTCGCTCTCCATTCCCGTCGCCATGGGTTATGTACCACTGGGCATGGTGTTTGGATTTTTGTTTGTGCAGGCGGGGGCCTCCTGGTGGCTGGCGCTGCTGGCCAGCATCGTTGTCTTTGCCGGTGCCGCGCAATTCATGATGATCCCGATGCTTGGCCTGGGCTTGCCGGTGGCGAGCATCGCGCTGGCCACCTTGGTGGTGAACCTGCGCCATGTGTTCTACGGCCTGTCGCTGCTGGACAGACTGCCCGCTCAACCCTGGGCGCGCTGGTATCTGGTGTTTGCCTTGACGGACGAAACCTACTCGGTGCTGACCACCTTGCCGCCCGGCACCAGCACGCGCCAGATGGTGACGGTGGCGCTGCTGAACCAGGGCTGGTGGGTGCTGGGCACGCTGCTGGGGGCGCTGATCGGCACCCAAGCCCAGGTGCCACTGCTTGGACTGGACTTTGCCCTGGCGGCTCTGTTTGCCGTGCTGGCGGTGGAGCAATGGCGCAGCGCCGACACGCCGGCGCCGCTGTGGGTGGCGGTGCTGAGCTACGCTGTGGCACAGGCCGTGGCCCCGCAACAGGCGCTGCTGATCGCCATTGGTCTGAGCGTGTTGGCCGGGCTGGTCTGGCCCCAAAGATCACCCCGGGAGACCGCGCCATGA
- a CDS encoding branched-chain amino acid transporter permease: MIDTPYALGVLAAMALVTFGLRALPFLAARFLQRHPLVQRLGRFLPLAIMTLLLLHTLVGSARQNPSGPWAELAAVTAVVLLQWWRRHALLSILAGTALYVLLRNPGLAG; this comes from the coding sequence ATGATCGACACCCCCTACGCGCTGGGCGTGCTGGCTGCCATGGCTTTGGTGACCTTTGGGCTGCGCGCCTTGCCGTTTCTGGCGGCGCGCTTTCTGCAACGCCACCCACTGGTGCAACGCCTGGGGCGCTTTTTGCCGCTGGCCATCATGACGCTGCTGCTGTTGCATACGCTGGTGGGCAGCGCCCGCCAAAACCCATCGGGCCCGTGGGCTGAACTGGCGGCAGTGACTGCCGTGGTGCTCTTGCAATGGTGGCGTCGGCACGCGCTCTTAAGCATTTTGGCGGGCACGGCGCTGTATGTGCTGCTGCGCAATCCGGGCCTGGCGGGGTAA
- a CDS encoding TOBE domain-containing protein, which produces MPGMRKDVFSIEALGHEPADKRMDILRLIGSTGSISEAARQAGVSYKAAWQAVHTLTNLAGVALVDRAVGGAGGGGAKLTAAGEQLLDAARQMDAARRDVLARFSGGAAQALPGAGLRTSMRNNLPCRVMQLTMSTPGDPMVRVVLALPPSVQITSSITRESAELLGLQPGLAVLALCKATAVRIMAGAAPAREHVNLIAGKVTRLSRGSVRDEVVMSLPGELQLVGFSDHPSRLRAGSAVTASVEENAVVLARV; this is translated from the coding sequence ATGCCGGGCATGCGCAAAGACGTTTTTTCTATCGAGGCTCTGGGCCACGAGCCGGCCGACAAACGCATGGACATCCTGCGCTTGATAGGGAGCACCGGGTCCATCTCGGAGGCAGCCCGCCAGGCCGGGGTGAGCTACAAAGCGGCCTGGCAGGCGGTTCATACCTTGACCAATCTGGCCGGCGTGGCACTGGTGGATCGGGCGGTGGGCGGGGCGGGTGGCGGCGGAGCCAAATTGACGGCGGCAGGCGAGCAGTTGCTCGATGCTGCGCGACAGATGGACGCGGCGCGGCGCGACGTGCTGGCGCGTTTTAGCGGCGGCGCCGCGCAAGCGCTGCCAGGTGCGGGCTTGCGTACCAGCATGCGCAACAACCTGCCGTGCCGGGTGATGCAATTGACGATGTCAACACCCGGTGACCCGATGGTGCGCGTTGTTTTGGCTTTGCCGCCAAGCGTGCAAATCACCTCATCCATCACCCGTGAAAGTGCCGAGTTGCTCGGCTTGCAGCCAGGTCTGGCGGTGTTGGCGCTGTGCAAGGCGACGGCAGTGCGAATCATGGCAGGCGCTGCGCCCGCGCGTGAACACGTCAACTTGATCGCAGGCAAAGTGACACGTTTATCGCGCGGCAGCGTGCGCGACGAAGTGGTGATGAGCTTGCCGGGTGAACTGCAACTGGTGGGCTTTTCGGATCACCCCAGCCGCCTGCGCGCTGGCAGCGCGGTGACGGCCAGTGTGGAAGAAAACGCGGTGGTGCTGGCGCGGGTTTAA